A genomic region of Dreissena polymorpha isolate Duluth1 chromosome 4, UMN_Dpol_1.0, whole genome shotgun sequence contains the following coding sequences:
- the LOC127879644 gene encoding LOW QUALITY PROTEIN: cytochrome c oxidase subunit 5A, mitochondrial-like (The sequence of the model RefSeq protein was modified relative to this genomic sequence to represent the inferred CDS: substituted 1 base at 1 genomic stop codon): protein MDLNAKLNRTPTQTPTPSYLQANKDLMKQIDSGKADGYELRKLLTEMQGADYIPGSEEIENLMNACRKLNDFSLAVRVLEAVKWKXGTDAALYNKLLASVKPTLDKLGISTVDQIGYEKPEYWYPDADDVHNYDPKTGKEL from the exons atggacctaaacgcaaaacttaaccggacgccgactcagacgccgacgccaag TTACCTGCAGGCAAACAAAGATTTAATGAAGCAGATTGACTCCGGAAAGGCTGATGGCTATGAATTACGTAAACTTCTCACAGAAATGCAG GGAGCCGACTACATACCAGGATCGGAAGAAATTGAGAACTTAATGAACGCCTGTAGGAAATTAAACGACTTCAGTCTAGCAGTGCGTGTTTTGGAAGCTGTCAAG TGGAAGTGAGGAACTGATGCAGCACTATACAACAAGCTATTAGCCAGTGTGAAGCCCACCCTAGATAAACTGGGGATCTCCACTGTGGACCAGATTGGTTATGAAAAGCCGGAGTACTGGTATCCAGATGCCGATGACGTGCACAACTATGACCCCAAAACTG GAAAGGAACTGTAG